One part of the Lotus japonicus ecotype B-129 chromosome 2, LjGifu_v1.2 genome encodes these proteins:
- the LOC130739818 gene encoding ribonuclease 3-like — MKLSISFLAKLLILQYLSVQCLSDDFDFFYFVQQWPGAYCDSKQSCCYPKTGKPTADFGIHGLWPNYNDGSWPSNCDPDSTFDKSEISELISSMEKSWPSLSCPSSNGIRFWSHEWEKHGTCAESELGQREYFEAALKLKEKVNLLQILKNAEIQPDDEFYSIESIKDAIKEGSGFTPGIECNRDSRGNSQLYQVYMCVDTSGSDFIECPVSPRSKCGSDIQFPKF, encoded by the exons ATGAAACTCAGCATTTCGTTTTTGGCCAAGCTTTTGATACTGCAATATCTATCAGTTCAATGCCTTTCTGATGATTTTGATTTCTTCTACTTTGTTCAGCAG TGGCCAGGAGCATATTGTGACAGCAAGCAAAGCTGCTGTTATCCCAAAACTGGAAAACCTACAGCAGATTTTGGCATTCATGGACTCTGGCCTAACTACAATGATGGCTCATGGCCCTCAAACTGTGATCCTGACAGCACCTTTGATAAATCTGAG ATCTCAGAACTCATTAGTAGCATGGAGAAGAGTTGGCCATCCCTGAGCTGCCCCAGCAGCAATGGCATTAGGTTCTGGTCACATGAGTGGGAGAAACACGGTACCTGCGCGGAATCTGAGCTCGGTCAGCGAGAGTATTTTGAAGCCGCTCtcaaactgaaggagaaagtgAACCTCCTTCAGATCCTCAAGAATGCAG AGATTCAACCAGATGATGAATTTTACAGCATAGAGAGCATTAAAGATGCTATAAAAGAGGGAAGTGGGTTCACCCCAGGAATTGAGTGTAACAGAGATTCACGTGGTAACAGCCAGCTTTACCAAGTTTACATGTGTGTGGACACTTCTGGATCAGATTTCATAGAGTGCCCTGTTTCTCCAAGGAGCAAATGTGGTTCAGATATACAATTCCCCAAGTTTTAA
- the LOC130739820 gene encoding ribonuclease 1-like: MESKGSNLIKLLLLVNFSVLCVAQDFDFFYFVQQWPGSYCDTDKSCCYPTTGKPDADFGIHGLWPNYNTGSYPSNCDSSNPFKQSQISDLTSSLQREWPTLACPSGNGIQFWTHEWEKHGTCSESNLNQHAYFAAGLSLKQKANLLQSLTSAGIQPDGQFYSLSSIKGAIKDGTGFTPYIECNVDSSGNSQLYQVYLCVDTSGSDFIECPVFPHGKCGSSIEFPTF, from the exons ATGGAGTCTAAGGGGTCCAATTTGATTAAGCTTCTGCTACTAGTGAATTTCTCAGTTCTCTGTGTTGCACAGGATTTTGATTTCTTCTACTTTGTTCAGCAG TGGCCAGGATCATACTGTGACACAGACAAGAGTTGCTGCTACCCAACAACTGGGAAGCCTGATGCAGATTTTGGCATTCATGGTCTGTGGCCTAATTACAACACTGGATCATACCCATCTAACTGTGATTCTAGTAACCCTTTCAAGCAATCTCAG ATATCTGATCTCACAAGCAGTTTGCAAAGGGAATGGCCCACACTAGCATGCCCAAGTGGCAATGGGATTCAATTCTGGACTCATGAATGGGAAAAACATGGCACTTGCTCAGAGTCAAACCTTAACCAACATGCTTATTTTGCAGCTGGTCTCAGCCTCAAACAGAAAGCCAACCTCCTCCAATCTCTTACAAGTGCAG GAATACAACCAGATGGGCAATTCTACAGCTTGAGCAGCATCAAAGGAGCTATAAAGGATGGAACTGGGTTTACTCCATACATTGAGTGCAATGTGGACTCATCTGGTAACAGCCAGCTATATCAAGTTTACTTGTGTGTGGACACTTCTGGTTCTGACTTCATTGAGTGCCCTGTGTTCCCCCATGGCAAATGTGGATCCAGCATTGAATTCCCAACTTTTTGA
- the LOC130739819 gene encoding pentatricopeptide repeat-containing protein At2g02980, chloroplastic yields the protein MSTPILQLTSLPPTKHNNTEPPPRIEAASTLALESLPHLISLIPKCTSLRELKQIQAHTIKTHLQNDTNVLTKLINFCTSNPTTASMEHAHHLFDKIPQPDIFLFNSLARGYARSDDPFKAIILFSRVLCSGLLPDDYTFSSLLKACSRVKALQEGKQLHCLAFKLGVSDNMYVSPTLINMYTACDDIDAAKRVFGKIDEPCVVAYNAIITSCARKSQPTEALALFRELQEAGLKPTYVTMLVVLSSCALLGALDLGRWIHEYVKKYGFDQYVKVNTALIDMYSKCGSLDDAVKVFRSMDRRDTQAWSAMIVAYATHGHGSQAMSLLEEMKKEKVQPDEITFLGILYACSHNGLVEEGYEYFRSMTHEYGIVPSIKHYGCMVDLLGRAGRLDEAYKFIDELPIKPTPILWRTLLSACSSHGNVEMGKQVMQRISELDDSHGGDYVLLSNLCARSGRWDDVSHLRRMMIDKGAGKIPGCSSIEVNNVVHEFFSGDGVHFTSSVLHHALDELVKELKLAGYVPDTSLVFHAGMEDEEKEMILRYHSEKLAITFGLLNTPPGTTIRVVKNLRVCVDCHNAAKFISLIFGRQIILRDVQRFHHFKDGKCSCGEYW from the coding sequence ATGTCAACACCCATTCTCCAATTGACTTCACTTCCTCCCACAAAACACAACAACACAGAACCACCTCCAAGAATCGAAGCTGCTTCTACACTTGCACTAGAATCTTTACCTCACCTCATCTCCCTCATTCCCAAATGCACCTCTCTTAGGGAGCTCAAGCAAATTCAAGCTCACACCATCAAGACCCACCTCCAGAATGACACCAATGTCCTCACCAAGCTCATAAATTTCTGCACTTCCAACCCCACCACAGCTTCTATGGAACATGCCCACCATCTGTTCGACAAAATTCCTCAACcagatatttttctttttaactcATTGGCACGTGGGTATGCCCGTTCTGATGACCCTTTTAAAGCAATCATTCTGTTTTCTCGCGTGTTGTGCTCGGGCCTCCTTCCGGATGATTACACATTCTCCTCCCTACTCAAGGCGTGTTCGAGGGTTAAGGCCTTGCAGGAAGGTAAACAGCTGCATTGCCTTGCTTTCAAACTGGGGGTAAGTGATAACATGTATGTGTCCCCAACACTCATAAACATGTATACTGCCTGTGATGACATTGATGCTGCTAAAAGGGTCTTTGGTAAGATCGATGAACCGTGTGTTGTTGCATATAATGCAATCATTACTAGCTGTGCTAGGAAGAGTCAGCCCACTGAGGCATTGGCTTTGTTTAGAGAATTGCAGGAGGCTGGTCTTAAGCCGACTTATGTCACCATGCTTGTCGTGCTTTCGTCCTGTGCTTTGCTAGGAGCGTTGGACTTGGGGAGGTGGATCCATGAGTATGTTAAGAAGTATGGGTTTGATCAATACGTGAAGGTAAATACTGCACTTATAGATATGTATTCTAAATGCGGGAGTTTGGATGATGCTGTTAAAGTGTTCAGGAGCATGGATAGGAGAGACACACAGGCGTGGTCGGCGATGATTGTTGCTTATGCAACACATGGACATGGTTCCCAAGCTATGTCATTGttggaagaaatgaagaaggaaAAAGTGCAGCCTGATGAGATAACTTTTTTAGGTATATTATATGCATGCAGTCACAATGGATTGGTCGAGGAAGGTTATGAGTATTTTCGTAGTATGACTCATGAGTACGGGATTGTTCCTAGTATCAAGCATTATGGGTGTATGGTGGATTTGCTTGGTCGAGCTGGACGCTTGGATGAAGCATATAAATTCATAGATGAATTACCAATCAAGCCCACACCAATTCTGTGGAGGACATTGCTATCTGCTTGTAGCAGTCATGGCAATGTTGAAATGGGGAAACAAGTAATGCAGAGAATCTCTGAACTGGACGATTCTCATGGTGGTGATTATGTTCTTTTGTCAAACTTGTGTGCAAGATCTGGAAGATGGGATGATGTGAGTCACTTAAGGAGAATGATGATAGACAAAGGAGCAGGGAAAATTCCTGGGTGTAGTTCTATAGAGGTTAACAATGTCGTTCATGAATTCTTCTCTGGGGATGGAGttcatttcacttcttctgtaTTACACCATGCGCTTGATGAGTTGGTAAAGGAATTGAAGCTGGCTGGGTATGTACCTGACACATCTCTAGTCTTTCATGCAGGcatggaagatgaagagaaagaaatgatTCTTAGGTATCACAGTGAGAAATTGGCTATTACTTTTGGGTTGCTGAATACTCCCCCTGGAACAACAATTCGTGTGGTCAAGAACCTTAGAGTTTGTGTTGATTGCCATAATGCTGCTAAATTTATATCATTGATCTTTGGTAGGCAAATTATTCTCAGAGATGTCCAGCGATTTCATCATTTCAAAGATGGGAAATGCTCTTGTGGGGAATACTGGTAG